The window GCCGGCTCGCGGACGCGGAGATCACGGAGCCGTCCCGGACGCGACCGAACGCGCCGCTCCAGACGACGACGGCGCTGATCGACGACGCGGCGGCACTCCGGGCGTTCTCACACACCTTCAACGAGGAGACGCTGACGCAGGTCCACGGCCGCGTGATCGACGGCGACCAGACGTTCACGGGCGTGTTCTCCAGACGGGCGTACGCCGGCCTCGCCGCCCAGCCGTCCGCCTGGGAGCGGACGCTGGAGCTGATCGACCACCAGGACGCGGAACTGCGGATCCGCGAAGAAGGGGTCCCGCTGGCCGTGTTGCTGTCCGACGACCGTGTCAACCTCCTGTTGCGCGACGAGGAGGGACTGCTCCAAGCCGCGCTGGAGACGACCGACGAGGCGGTGTTCGACTGGGCGGAAGGGAGCTTCGACCACTACTGGCGAACGGCGACGACCGTCGACCGCGAACGGGCCGAAGAACTGACGACAGAGGAGTGAGGGTGGAACCGACGGGACCGGCGCCGCCACGTCGGACGCTTCCGGGGTGCGGGTCACGTTCACGACGCCCCCGTCGCGGCCGGCGACGAGCGACGGGCCGGCGACGAGTGTGACACTCCGTTCGCCGGCGAACACCTCGACCACGGGCGCGTCCGTTCGACGTCGCCGTTCCAACACTGCCAACACCACCAGGGTCGCCGACGTCGCCAACGCTGCGAGCGCCGTCGACACCCTCGACGCTACCAACGCCGCCAGCGCCGTCGGCGACGCTCTCGACGCTACCAACGCCGCCAGCGCCGTCGGCGACCGAAGGGGCGGAATCGTACGTCCGACCGGCGGCCAGTGACCCGAGGTACAGACCGGGGAGTGGGACTGCCGGGTGCCACACGGCGACGACCGTGGCACGCCTCGGATCTGACCTGCTGGCCTGCAGTACGTGTAGGCGGCGTGAGACGGCGGGCGAGACACCGGAACTGGTGTGTCGACACCCCGCGGGACACGGGGGTTTAGTCGCTGGCGCCCCTGGTGTTCCTGTGGTAGACAGACGCGACGGCGACGAGGTCGACCTGTTGGACGCCTCGCTGCGGACCGGGAGCGGCGCGTTGCTCTCGACGACGTTGTTCGTCCTCACGGGGGTCGTCTACGCGTTCGTCACCGACCCGGCCGCGACCGGGCGGTACTTCTTCGCCGCCATCGCCATCGCACTGTTGTTGCGGCCGGTGCGGGGCGTGAGTCAGGCGCTCCAGAAGGTGGGGAGTGAACGTGGCGAGGCGGTGCCCGCGTACTTCGGGCTGACGCTGTTGTTCGCGGTCGGCTACCTCTCGGTCGTGGGGGTAGCGACTCTCGTCGGTGCCGACCTCGTCACCCGGACGACGGCGTTCGACCGAGCGCTGTTGTTCCCGGCGGCGGTGCTCGCGGTCTCGACGACCGTCTCGGTCGTCACCGACAGTCTGTTCGGCGCGGTCGGCTACCCCAGCTACCAGACCTGGCTCAACGCCGCCCAGGCGACACTTCGGTTCGGACTGTTGTTCGCGTTGAACCCACTCGTCTCGACGGCCGGTGACGTGATGTTGGTCGTCGCCGGCACCCGCGGGGTGACGCTCCTCCCGGTGTTGTTCTGGCTGGGTGAACGCCCGCAGCTCCCCGGCCGGCACGAACTCGAACGCACCTGGTCGTTCGCGCGGTGGAGTGTCCCGGACCAGATCCTCGACCGGTTCGCGTTCAACATGCCCACGCTCGTGTTGGGTGTCGTCGCCTCGCCGGTCGCGGTCGGGGTGTACGAGGCTGCCGACCGGTTCGCCGACCTGGGGGCGACCATCTCCTGGCGGCTGTCCTCACCGTTGCTCACGCGTGTGAGCGGCGACGCCGCCGCCGGCGACGAGACGTTCGCCTACCTCGACGCCGCGACCACCGGCGGCACCGGCGCCACGTTCGTCGTGCTCGGCTACCTGCTGGGCGCACACGAATCGGTCGCACAGCTCGCGTTCCCGTCCGTGCAGGGGGTGTTCTCGACGACCGTACTCGCCGTCGGCGGTGTCAACCTCCTCCGTGGCTTCTGGACGTTGTTGTCACACGCTCTGGAGGGGGCCGGTCGGCCCGACTTCAGCTTCCGGACGAAGCTCTACGGGTTGGTCTGTAGCACACCCGTCACGGCCGTCTTCGGGGGGCAGTACGGGGCCGTCGCCGGCGCCGCCGGCTACGCGCTCCTCAACGTCGTCGTGTTCGGGCTCGTCGCGTACTACGCCCGCGAGACGTTCGGGCGAGTGCCGTGGGACCGGCCGCTCGTGTTCCGACTGACCGCGGGGCTGGCGGTCGCGTGGGGGGTGACGACCGGGTCGACGGCCGCGCTCGGAGCAGTCGGCGCGGCACCGACGGTCGTCGCCGTCGGCGGCGCGACGGCGTGTCTCGTCGGCTTCGTCGCGTTCCTCGTCGTCGTCTCCTCGCGCACCAGGCAGGCCGCACGGCGTGCCTACCGGCTCGGACGGAGCCGACTGGGTGTCGCACGCGGGTGAGGCCGTTCTCCGACGGACTGACAGCAACGAGGGCACGTCTCGTCTCGGCGCCGGCACACCGGCTCCGGGTCGGCGAGTCACCGAACGAGAGCGGAGGGCGCAGCGTCACCCGTCACAGACGAGGACGGGCCGGTCGGTGCCGAGCACGACCTCCTGGGTCGTGCTGCCGAACAACGCCTTGCCGGTCGGACTCCGCTTGCGGCCGGCGACGACGATCTGGTCGGCGTCGTGGCTGTCGGCGACGTTGAGAATCGCGGTCGCTGGGTCGCCGCCGTACCCCTCTGCCTGGACGTCGAACCCGGCGTCTTGGAGTCGTTCGCGGGCCTCTCGAACCGGCTTGACCTGTTCGACGGTCCCGCCGGCGCTGTTCTCTTGGAAGGCGTGGAGCAGGACGACGGAAACCGACTCGGCGGCGAGCGGGAGCTCTGTGATCGTCTCCGCCTGCCGCCGTGCCCGGTCGGCGTCCGTGTCTACCCCGACGACGAACGTGTACATAGACACCGTCACACACACCCCGTACTTCAGTGTTCCGGGGGACCGTAACTCTCGTACGAAACGGAGTGAATGCATCGGAAACAATTATGTCAGTTGTGAACTACCCACAAGGGAGAGCCATGACAGACACAGGTGACAGACGTCAGACGCGACGACGACAGTTCCTTCGTGGAGTTGCAGTCGGTGGGACGGGGCTCGCAGTCGCAGGCTGTACTGGCGGCGGCGGCGGTGGTGACGGTGGCGCAGTGACGGTACCGGGACTGTACGACGAGTCCGGCGGCACGTCCGACGTGGGGCGACCGACGGCGCTCGGGTCCCGAGACACCATCAAGTACCTCAACGAGAACGACGTGTTGGACCGGGAGATCGACCACCCGAACGAGGACTACGCGTACGAGGTGCCTCAGGCACAGCAACTGTATCAACAGTACACGTCCGGGTCGGAGCCCCCGATGATGATCGGCTGGGGGACGGCCGACACGGAAGCGCTGTCGGGATCGGTCGCGGAAGACGAGATCGTCTACGTGTCGGCGTCGTACTCGGCGAACCTCCTGACGGAGGAGGCGCCGTACAACTTCTTCGGGAACCTGGACTACACGAGTCAGGCGCGGTCACACCTGAAGTGGATCGCCGACAACGACGGCGGTGCCACGGTCGCGTTCATCTTCTCGAACACCCCGTTCGGAGAGTCGCCCGTCGAGGGGGGCAAGCAGTACGCCGAGGAGTTGGGCCTAGACGTCGCGCCGGACATCAACCTCCCGCTGACGGCCAACTCCGCGACGACACAGCTCCGCCAGGCGAAGGAGGCGAACGTCGACTACCTGATCCACCAGAACACGTCGGCACCGATGCGCGTGCTGCTCCAGGACCGCCAGAGCGTCTACCCGGAGGTGACCGTCTGTGGGCTGACCTACACCGTCGACGAGCGGGTGGTCTCGGAGTCGCCGGAACTGTTCGAGGGGACCAGGTACGTCAACGCCTTCCGAACGTTCCAGGGAGCGTTGGACGCCGGCGGGCGCGGTGCGGAGATCATCGAGGCCAACTTCGAACGCGAGGGTCGCAGCATGGACGACCCGGAGGTCGCACAGCTCAACTACGTTCGTGGGGTGATCCACGCGTTGCTCGTCGCCCGCGGGATGGAGAACGTCATCGAGGCAGGCAACGACCCGACGAGCGGCTCGGACGCCCGACAGGCGATGTTCGAGATCGAAGACGACAACATGGGCGACCTGTCGCAGCCGTACACGTTCGTGGAGGGTGACCGTCGGCCGACGATGACCGGCCGGATCTTCGAGGTGACTGACGGCGAGTTGGCGTTCGACACGACCGTCGAACTGCCCCGTCGGGAGGACTGGATCGGACTGTGACGACGAATCAGCGGTCCACCGGGGCGGACACGGTGGACGCAGAGACGGCAGCCGACCAGCCGGTCGTCGAACTGGACAACGTCGAGATCGTCTACGACCGCCACTTCCTGGCGGTCCAGGGGGTCTCGATGACGGTCGACGAAGGCGACATCGTCGCCTTACTCGGACCGAACGGCGCCGGCAAGTCGACGATCCTGAAGATGATCTCCGGAATCGGTCGGTCGGAACGCGGCGAGGTGACCCGCGGGAGCGTCCACTACCGCGGCGAGGAGACGACCAACGCCGGAGCGACGGCGATGGTCGACCGCGACGTGACCCACATCCTCGAGGGTCGTCGGGTGTTCGAGGACCTCACCGTCGAGGAGAACCTCCGGTGTGGGCTCTACAGGGAGGGTCGACGGCTCCAGTTCGACGAGTCCGACTACGAGATCGCGTTCGACTACTTCCCACAGTTGGAGGAGATTCTCGACCTGAAGGCGGGCTACGCCAGCGGCGGGCAACAACAGATGCTCGTCGTCGCGCGGGCGCTGATCCACCGGCCGGACCTGTTGTTGTTGGACGAGCCGTCGCTGGGGCTGGCACCGAAGCTCGTGCAGGACATCTTCGAGACGCTCGTCGAGATCAACCGCGAGGAGGAGATCACGATGATCGTCGCCGACCAGAACGCCAAGCGAACGCTCGAGGTCGCCGACTACGGGTACGTGATGGAGAACGGTCAGGTCGAACTCCACGACCCGGCCGACGAGCTCGTCGAGCGCGAGGAGATCAAGGAGTTCTACCTCGGCACCTCCGGCGACGACTCCCGATACACGGACGTACGACACTACAAGATCAGAAAGCGGTGGACCTGATGCAGGACGTACACACACACGCACACGACCGGACAGACCAGACGACCACGGCGACGCGGCTCGGCGTCGAGACACCGGCAGGTGTGCCGGGGGGACAGCCGTGAGCACGGACGGCGGGCCGGAGGCCGAGGCGACCGGCGCACGGACGAACGGCTCGGCCACGGCTGCGCGGCTCCGCGAAGGGCCGGCGGTACCGCCGGAGGAGGCGGCGATCGGCTGTCGTGACACGACGAAGACGTTCGGGTCGATCACGGCCGTCGACGACGTGAACATCGGGATCGACCACGGGGAGTGGGTGTCTATCGTCGGGCCGAACGGCGCCGGCAAGACCACACTCCTGAACGTGCTCAACGGCTTCTACGACCCCGACCCCGGCGCACGGGTGTACGTCGACGGCCAGGACCTGACGGACACTCCGGAACACGAGCGTGCTCGTGCCGGCGTCGGCCGGACGTTCCAGGGGTTGGAGCTGTTCGAGACGGAGACGGTGTTGGAGAACGTCACGACGATCCGAGCGGTGGCGCAGTCGCCGTCGCTGGCGGCGGCGCTGACGTTCTACGGGAGCGGTCGCCAGACGGAAGCGGACAACGTCCGACGGGCCGAGGAGATCATCGACTACCTCGAACTGTGGGAGTACCGTCACACCCCGGTGTCGACGCTGCCGCTGGGCGTCCAACGGCGCGTCGACCTGGCGCGGGCGCTGGCGCTGGAGCCGTCCGTCCTCCTGTTGGACGAGGCGATGAGCGGCCTGACGTTCGACGAGAAGTACGACATCATCCGGTTCCTGACGGACCTCCACGAGGAAGAGGAGCTGACGCTCGTGATGATCGAACACGACCTGGAGGTGGTGACGGCCGTCTCCGACCGGATGATCGTGATCCAGAAGGGCGGGGTGTTGGCGCGTGGGCCGCCGGAGGCCGTCACCGACGACCCGGACGTGGCTCGGGTGTACACGGGGGTGGACTGACGTGGCGGCGAACGACGCCGACGACGACGTGGTGTCACAGACGGCGGCCGGCGAGACGAGCGTCGACGACGACGGACGACACGACGGCGACTCGCTGACGGTGGAGTCCGTGCTGTCGGCACCACGCGACGAGTCGGTCGAGGTGGTCACCGACCGTGTCCTGCCGGAGATTCTGGTCGAACACGCCGACGACCACCCGGACGACGTGGCGATGCGTCGCAAGGAGTTCGGGATCTGGCAGGAGTACACCTGGGGGGAGTACTACGACACGGTGGAGGCGTTCGCGCTCGGGCTCGAGACGTTCGGGTTCGGCACGGACGACATCGTCTTCACCATCGGCTACAACCGTCCGGAACAGCTCTGGACCTGGCTCGCGGCCCAGTCGCTGGGCGGGATGGCCGCACCGAACTACGAGGACATGCTGCCGGAAGACATCCGGAAGCAGTTGGAGCTGTTGGAGCCGCGGGTCGTGTACGCCGGCGATCAGGAGATGGTGGACAAGATCCTCCGCGTCGCCGACAGCGTACCGTCTGTCGAGACGATCGTCTACGAGGACGACAAGGGGATGTTCCGGTACGAGAACGGCGAGCGGACGGCGCCGGGCGACCCGGAGATCGTCGCGTTCGAGGACGTGGCCGACCGTGGTCGGGCGCGGCTGGCCGACGACGAGGTGTCGAGCGACCACCTCCGCGACCGGATCGCCGAGTTGGACGCCGACCGGACGGCGATGCTCGCGCCCACCTCCGGGACGACGGGGATGCCGAAGCGGGTACAGCTGTCGCACTTCAACTTCGTCAACCTCGCGGAGGCGACGATGGACATCGACCCGTTGCCGGCGGGCTCGGACTACGTGTCGTACCTCCCGATGGCGTGGGTGGGCGAGCAGATGATCCTGTTGGCGGCCGCGTTCGTCGGGGGCTGGACGGTCAACTTCCCAGAGGAGCCGGAGACCGAGGCGGAAGACCTCCGCGAGATCGGTCCGGAGATCATCTTCTCGTCGCCCAACCGCTACGAGGGGTGGGTCGCCGAGGTGAAGGCGAAGATCGAGAACACCACACCGTTGAAGCGTCGCGTGTACGACCTCGCCATGGACATCGGCGAGCGGTTCGCCGACT of the Halobaculum sp. MBLA0143 genome contains:
- a CDS encoding helix-turn-helix transcriptional regulator translates to MDAIEEAEFLARSDNRVAVLRLLAEERHSRAALAEAVDVSQATLGRILDDFDERSWIRHEGTGYVATATGELVAAAFGDLLDTLTAEQTLRDVIRYLPTHAMEFDLRRLADAEITEPSRTRPNAPLQTTTALIDDAAALRAFSHTFNEETLTQVHGRVIDGDQTFTGVFSRRAYAGLAAQPSAWERTLELIDHQDAELRIREEGVPLAVLLSDDRVNLLLRDEEGLLQAALETTDEAVFDWAEGSFDHYWRTATTVDRERAEELTTEE
- a CDS encoding ABC transporter ATP-binding protein gives rise to the protein MTTNQRSTGADTVDAETAADQPVVELDNVEIVYDRHFLAVQGVSMTVDEGDIVALLGPNGAGKSTILKMISGIGRSERGEVTRGSVHYRGEETTNAGATAMVDRDVTHILEGRRVFEDLTVEENLRCGLYREGRRLQFDESDYEIAFDYFPQLEEILDLKAGYASGGQQQMLVVARALIHRPDLLLLDEPSLGLAPKLVQDIFETLVEINREEEITMIVADQNAKRTLEVADYGYVMENGQVELHDPADELVEREEIKEFYLGTSGDDSRYTDVRHYKIRKRWT
- a CDS encoding universal stress protein; amino-acid sequence: MYTFVVGVDTDADRARRQAETITELPLAAESVSVVLLHAFQENSAGGTVEQVKPVREARERLQDAGFDVQAEGYGGDPATAILNVADSHDADQIVVAGRKRSPTGKALFGSTTQEVVLGTDRPVLVCDG
- a CDS encoding transporter, giving the protein MVDRRDGDEVDLLDASLRTGSGALLSTTLFVLTGVVYAFVTDPAATGRYFFAAIAIALLLRPVRGVSQALQKVGSERGEAVPAYFGLTLLFAVGYLSVVGVATLVGADLVTRTTAFDRALLFPAAVLAVSTTVSVVTDSLFGAVGYPSYQTWLNAAQATLRFGLLFALNPLVSTAGDVMLVVAGTRGVTLLPVLFWLGERPQLPGRHELERTWSFARWSVPDQILDRFAFNMPTLVLGVVASPVAVGVYEAADRFADLGATISWRLSSPLLTRVSGDAAAGDETFAYLDAATTGGTGATFVVLGYLLGAHESVAQLAFPSVQGVFSTTVLAVGGVNLLRGFWTLLSHALEGAGRPDFSFRTKLYGLVCSTPVTAVFGGQYGAVAGAAGYALLNVVVFGLVAYYARETFGRVPWDRPLVFRLTAGLAVAWGVTTGSTAALGAVGAAPTVVAVGGATACLVGFVAFLVVVSSRTRQAARRAYRLGRSRLGVARG
- a CDS encoding ABC transporter ATP-binding protein; the encoded protein is MSTDGGPEAEATGARTNGSATAARLREGPAVPPEEAAIGCRDTTKTFGSITAVDDVNIGIDHGEWVSIVGPNGAGKTTLLNVLNGFYDPDPGARVYVDGQDLTDTPEHERARAGVGRTFQGLELFETETVLENVTTIRAVAQSPSLAAALTFYGSGRQTEADNVRRAEEIIDYLELWEYRHTPVSTLPLGVQRRVDLARALALEPSVLLLDEAMSGLTFDEKYDIIRFLTDLHEEEELTLVMIEHDLEVVTAVSDRMIVIQKGGVLARGPPEAVTDDPDVARVYTGVD
- a CDS encoding ABC transporter substrate-binding protein gives rise to the protein MTDTGDRRQTRRRQFLRGVAVGGTGLAVAGCTGGGGGGDGGAVTVPGLYDESGGTSDVGRPTALGSRDTIKYLNENDVLDREIDHPNEDYAYEVPQAQQLYQQYTSGSEPPMMIGWGTADTEALSGSVAEDEIVYVSASYSANLLTEEAPYNFFGNLDYTSQARSHLKWIADNDGGATVAFIFSNTPFGESPVEGGKQYAEELGLDVAPDINLPLTANSATTQLRQAKEANVDYLIHQNTSAPMRVLLQDRQSVYPEVTVCGLTYTVDERVVSESPELFEGTRYVNAFRTFQGALDAGGRGAEIIEANFEREGRSMDDPEVAQLNYVRGVIHALLVARGMENVIEAGNDPTSGSDARQAMFEIEDDNMGDLSQPYTFVEGDRRPTMTGRIFEVTDGELAFDTTVELPRREDWIGL
- a CDS encoding AMP-binding protein — encoded protein: MAANDADDDVVSQTAAGETSVDDDGRHDGDSLTVESVLSAPRDESVEVVTDRVLPEILVEHADDHPDDVAMRRKEFGIWQEYTWGEYYDTVEAFALGLETFGFGTDDIVFTIGYNRPEQLWTWLAAQSLGGMAAPNYEDMLPEDIRKQLELLEPRVVYAGDQEMVDKILRVADSVPSVETIVYEDDKGMFRYENGERTAPGDPEIVAFEDVADRGRARLADDEVSSDHLRDRIAELDADRTAMLAPTSGTTGMPKRVQLSHFNFVNLAEATMDIDPLPAGSDYVSYLPMAWVGEQMILLAAAFVGGWTVNFPEEPETEAEDLREIGPEIIFSSPNRYEGWVAEVKAKIENTTPLKRRVYDLAMDIGERFADYAVGDRDGDPPLWLRAAHRAAYWTVYRPVLDDLGLKRAKNVYTGGGPLGEDHFEFYHAMGVSLKQIWGQSEVCGFVTMHREDDVDVETVGEVFPNVEVGITPGGELLVRGPVVTSGYYGMPEKTEEAMEDGWLHTDDFGELTDDGHVVVFDRMDDVLELTDGTAVAPISVETKLKFDPYVKEAMVVGDGRDELAAVLNLRYDNVAEWADQRDIQYTGYHDLTQKPPVLELLRQVVADTNAELDHPVERFVVLFKQFDADDGELTRTGKLRREVVVERYDDLVEGLFDGSDEIDLDVTVTYQDGRESTERGTIRVVDADRPVERGDGVVDAEVRGE